One segment of Neobacillus endophyticus DNA contains the following:
- a CDS encoding MerR family transcriptional regulator, with product MRELIIIRNWKIGELAKQTGLTVRTLHHYDQIGLFSASNVTESGHRIYTEEDIEKLQQILSLKQLGFTLEEIKEAIENPNFNPLEVVKMQLETVRKQIEVQEQLYGRLEGIYELLTTQQKVQSEQFIKLIEVINMSEKYFTKELLEKMKNQTSHFSLEEKKKLENNWAELIANIRVELEKDTPPESSNVVQLAKRWRELTYNFTGGDPEIVKAAERFHAENPNNPLQYGVDGELYKYIKKAMSHI from the coding sequence ATGAGGGAGCTGATCATAATAAGGAATTGGAAAATAGGGGAATTAGCAAAACAAACTGGATTAACTGTACGTACACTTCATCACTATGACCAAATTGGCTTATTTTCTGCATCTAATGTCACAGAATCGGGGCATAGAATTTATACCGAAGAAGATATTGAAAAGCTGCAACAAATTCTATCACTAAAACAGTTGGGATTTACCTTGGAAGAGATTAAAGAAGCGATTGAAAATCCTAATTTTAATCCACTTGAAGTAGTCAAAATGCAATTAGAAACTGTGAGGAAACAAATTGAGGTGCAAGAACAGTTGTATGGTAGGCTAGAAGGCATTTATGAACTGCTAACAACTCAACAGAAAGTTCAGTCTGAACAATTTATTAAATTAATTGAGGTGATCAATATGAGTGAAAAGTATTTTACAAAAGAACTACTAGAAAAAATGAAAAATCAAACAAGTCATTTTAGCTTAGAAGAAAAAAAGAAATTAGAAAATAATTGGGCTGAATTGATTGCTAATATCAGAGTGGAATTGGAAAAAGATACACCCCCAGAAAGCTCAAATGTTGTACAATTAGCCAAACGTTGGCGGGAATTAACCTACAATTTTACAGGCGGTGACCCTGAGATTGTTAAAGCAGCTGAACGCTTCCATGCAGAAAATCCTAACAACCCACTTCAATATGGGGTAGACGGAGAGCTTTATAAGTATATTAAAAAAGCCATGTCACACATCTAA
- a CDS encoding aldo/keto reductase: MKTRKFGNSDLVVSSIGLGLMGMSGSYGQTDDEQSIKTIHRALELGVTFLDTADIYGNGHNEELLGKALKGRRNQAVISTKFAFLPNFEGINGHPDYVKKAVDESLRRLGIEYIDLYYQHRVDPNVPIEETVGAMADLVQAGKVRYLGLSEASASIIRRAHAVHPITALQSEYSLWSREIEDEILPTVRELGITHVAYSPLSRGFISGELRKYEDLAENDVRRYIPRFQGENFKKNVDLVDKIKEIAEEKNCTPSQLALAWTMVNGALPIPGTKRIKYLEENAASVNVELTPEDLARIESVSPKNAAHGGRLIDSETFRRHLKKANT, from the coding sequence ATGAAAACGAGGAAATTTGGTAATAGTGATTTAGTTGTTTCTTCTATTGGTTTAGGTTTGATGGGAATGTCAGGGAGTTATGGTCAGACGGACGACGAACAATCCATTAAGACCATACATCGTGCTTTGGAATTAGGCGTTACGTTTCTCGATACCGCTGATATTTATGGCAATGGTCATAATGAGGAATTGCTTGGGAAAGCTCTCAAAGGCCGCAGGAATCAAGCTGTCATTTCTACCAAGTTTGCTTTCCTTCCTAATTTTGAAGGAATTAATGGTCATCCAGATTATGTTAAGAAGGCTGTAGATGAAAGCCTTCGTCGATTAGGGATTGAATATATTGATCTGTATTATCAACATCGGGTAGACCCTAATGTTCCAATTGAAGAAACAGTAGGGGCAATGGCTGATCTAGTTCAAGCAGGGAAAGTTCGTTATCTTGGCCTTTCAGAAGCCTCTGCATCTATCATTCGCCGTGCACATGCAGTACATCCCATCACTGCATTGCAATCCGAATATTCCCTTTGGAGTCGGGAAATTGAAGATGAAATACTGCCTACCGTAAGAGAATTAGGAATTACTCATGTAGCCTACAGTCCATTAAGCAGGGGATTTATATCTGGTGAACTTCGCAAGTATGAAGATCTGGCTGAGAATGATGTACGCAGATATATTCCACGTTTCCAAGGAGAGAACTTCAAAAAAAATGTGGACCTTGTGGATAAAATTAAAGAAATAGCGGAAGAAAAAAACTGCACTCCTTCCCAATTGGCATTAGCATGGACGATGGTTAATGGCGCTTTGCCAATACCGGGAACCAAACGGATCAAATATTTAGAGGAAAATGCAGCTTCCGTAAATGTTGAACTAACACCTGAGGATTTAGCTCGAATAGAATCTGTTAGTCCTAAAAATGCAGCACATGGTGGTCGACTTATAGACAGCGAAACATTTCGAAGACATTTGAAGAAGGCGAATACCTGA
- a CDS encoding TetR/AcrR family transcriptional regulator: MGEGNKGSDKQNETRDRLIKKLCPYVRKNGFQSLRMEEIAKIMDVSRATLYKYFPSKEEVIRCIVNFYVDYINELMADSLDSDQRFGARFQKLFEQSVLFIEYITDIFLVELESNYPDSYDRLREALKLREKQLLSFLHEGMREGIFNEINGKLFILQDEILKNIFDVKYLMENNLTVHQVLYDYYTLKKLQLFIPEKLQAVDDTMMMSKIEHLAQKITKNLYL, translated from the coding sequence ATGGGCGAAGGAAACAAAGGATCGGACAAACAAAATGAGACAAGAGACAGACTTATTAAAAAGTTATGCCCTTATGTACGAAAAAACGGTTTCCAATCCTTACGCATGGAAGAGATTGCGAAAATTATGGATGTAAGTAGAGCTACTTTATATAAATATTTTCCATCAAAAGAAGAGGTAATTCGGTGTATTGTGAATTTTTATGTGGATTATATTAATGAACTTATGGCGGATTCACTAGACTCCGATCAAAGATTTGGTGCTCGATTCCAGAAATTATTTGAACAATCGGTTTTATTTATAGAGTATATTACAGATATTTTTTTAGTTGAACTCGAAAGCAATTATCCAGATAGTTATGATCGATTAAGGGAAGCTTTGAAACTGCGGGAAAAACAATTATTGTCTTTTTTACATGAAGGAATGCGAGAAGGCATATTTAATGAGATCAATGGCAAGCTTTTCATCCTGCAAGATGAAATACTGAAGAACATTTTTGATGTCAAATATTTAATGGAAAATAACTTAACCGTTCACCAAGTTCTCTATGATTATTACACGTTAAAAAAACTTCAATTATTCATACCAGAAAAACTTCAAGCAGTAGATGATACCATGATGATGTCTAAAATTGAACACTTGGCACAAAAAATTACCAAAAATCTATATTTATAG
- a CDS encoding DUF4083 family protein has protein sequence MHINIGDIIFQLIVFLIPIIIIIFLLGFVRSSLKRKQQLKRIEDKLDRITEQKLRN, from the coding sequence ATGCATATAAATATTGGAGATATTATTTTTCAACTGATTGTATTCCTTATACCTATAATAATAATTATCTTTTTATTAGGTTTTGTTCGTTCTTCACTGAAGAGGAAGCAACAATTAAAACGTATTGAGGACAAATTGGATCGTATAACAGAGCAAAAACTAAGAAATTAG
- a CDS encoding VOC family protein, which translates to MSDVKPFLMFQDGKAEEAMNYYTSIIEDSEIISIVRYGSNATGEEGTVMKAVFSLKGQEFMCIDSNRKHEFSFTPSFSIYVNCDSEKEINELYEKLITNGQVLMPLNNYGFSTKFGWLNDRFGVSWQLNLPK; encoded by the coding sequence ATGTCAGATGTGAAACCATTCTTAATGTTTCAAGATGGCAAGGCAGAAGAAGCGATGAATTACTATACCTCAATCATAGAGGATTCAGAAATCATTAGTATCGTTCGTTACGGATCGAATGCAACCGGAGAAGAGGGAACGGTTATGAAGGCTGTCTTCTCGCTAAAAGGCCAAGAATTTATGTGCATTGACAGTAATAGGAAGCATGAGTTCTCTTTTACACCTTCCTTCTCGATTTATGTCAATTGTGATTCTGAAAAGGAAATCAACGAACTTTATGAGAAACTGATTACTAATGGGCAAGTACTTATGCCGTTAAATAACTATGGGTTCAGCACGAAATTTGGTTGGCTAAACGATCGCTTCGGTGTATCGTGGCAACTTAATCTTCCAAAATAA